CAAATCGCTGCTCGCCGTGGCCGACAACGCGATGCTTGCGTGGGACGGTTTCGCGGCTGCCGCCGCATGACAGGCGGCTGACGTCCAGAGGTTCGGGTTCCCGCTTCAGTCGCGCGGGCCATGCCGGCTTGCGGTGATCCTGCGGCTCTCTTGACGCGGCCGATGCCGGGTCTATACTTAACCGTATGGTTTACTATCAAGCCGACCCGCTCGATAAGACGTTTGCGGCGCTGTCCGATCCTACCCGGCGCGCGCTGCTGGCGCGGCTGGAGGCGACCGACGGGCTGTCGATCAGCGAACTGGCGAAGCCGTTCGCGATGTCGCTGCCGGCGGTGATGAAGCACATCGACGTGCTGACCGATGCCGGGCTGATGACCCGCACCAAGATCGGCCGGAAGGTGACCTGCAACCTCAATGCCGCCGCCATGCAGGCCGCCGCCGGTTGGCTCAATCGCTACGCGCGCTTCTGGAATGAGAAGCTCGACAAGCTCGTTGCATTTCTCGAAGAGGACGATCCATGCGAGCCGCTCCCGCAGCCGTCAAACCCAGCCTCACCCTCCAACGGCGGCTCAACGCCGCGCCCGAAAGGGTCTACGCCGCCTGGACCGAACCGGAAAAAATAGCCCGCTGGTTCGGACCGAGCGTGGTGCTGCAGGACACTGTCGAGGCGACGATGGACGTCCGCCCCGGGGGCAGCTTCCAGGTCTCCTTCAACAGCGAGGACGGCGAGTACCACCGGGTCGGCGGCGTCTATCGCGAGGTCGTGCCCAACCAGCGGCTCGTCTTCAGCTGGGCCTGGTACACGACGCCGGAGCGGGAATCGCTCGTCACCGTCACGCTGAAGCGCGAGGGCGATCACACCCTGCTGACGTTGTTGCATGAGCAGCTGTTCGACGAGGCCACGAAGGCGGGCCACACCCGCGGCTGGACAGGATCGATGGACAAGCTGGAAGCGATGTTTGCCTGACGCATCCGACGAGGAGCACGGTCATGAAGCTCTACTACGACGTGACGATGAATCCGCGAAAGGTGTGCGCACTGGCGAAGCATGTCGGCGCTCCCCTCGCCTATGTGCATATCCGCCTCGGCAAGGGCGAGCACCAGACCCCGGACTTTCTCGCGCTCAATCCCAATGGCAAGGTCCCGGTGCTGCAGGATGGCGACACGACGCTGTGGGAGGCCAACGCGATCATGGCCTACCTCGCCCGCGCCGCATCCTCCGACCTCTGGCCCGACGACGGCGGCAAGCAGGTCGAGGTGTTGCGCTGGCTGAGCTGGGATGCGGAGCACTTCTCCCGCCATACCGGCGACCTGTATTTCGAGTACATCATCAAGCCACAGTTTGCCCTCGGCGACCTCAACACCGCAGCGGTGACGCAAGCCACCGCCGCGTTCCGCCAGTACGGCCGCGTCCTCAACGATCATTTGCGCGGCAGGCGCTACCTGCTCGGCGATGCGCTGACGATCGCCGACTTCGCCGTGGCGGTCACGCTGCCCTATGCCGAACGGGCGAAAATCCCGGTCGATGAATTCCCCGAGATCGTGCGCTGGCACGATCGGCTGAACGCGCTGGCGGCGTGGCGCGATCCGTTCCCGGCGGCGGCGGCCTAACGCTAAGCCGCAGCGCGGCCGCACCCACACGACGCAACGCCAAACACCGAGACCGACGAAACGGGCTGGGATCTTTCAAGGGAGTTGACGACCATGCAACATGCCATCGTATCCCGCGACGAGTGGCTCGCCGCCCGCAAGGCCCATCTGAAGAACGAGAAGGCGCTGACGCGCATGCGCGATCTTGTCGCCGCCGAGCGGCGCGCTTTGCCCTGGGTGAAGCTGGACAAGACCTACGTCTTCGACACCGAGCACGGGCAGAAGGAGTTGGCCGAGCTGTTCGGGAACAACAGCCAGCTGATCGTGCATCACTTCATGTGGCGGCACGACCTGGACCAAGGTTGCGCCAGTTGCTCGCTCGAGGCGGACCATGCCGAGGGCGCATTGGTCCACCTGCGCAATCACGACGTGTCCTATGTCCGCGTCTCCCGCGCGCCGCTGGAGAAACTGCTCGCCTACAAGAAACGCCTCGGTTGGAGCGCCGACTGGGTCTCGTCCTGGAACAGCGACTTCAACTATGATTTTCATGTCTCCTTCACCAAGGACCAGCTCGCGCAAGGCAAGGTCGACTACAACTACGACCTGGTGGAGGGCTTCGACGAACTGCCGGGCCTCAGCGTGTTCTACAAGGACGCAAGCGGCGACGTGTTTCACACCTATTCGTCCTATGCGCGCGGCAACGAAGAGGTGATCGGCGCGTTCATCTATCTCGACATCACGCCCAAGGGCCGCAACGAGACCACGATCATGGATTGGGTCAAGCGCAACGACGAATACGAAAGTCCGAAGAGTGCGTCGTGCTGCCATGCCGCAGCCGGCTGAACCTTTCATCACCCCCGTAAGCAAGGAGACATCTGGTGCCTTACGTCGACGGCTTCATCGTTCCGGTTCCGAAGAAGAAAGTGAAAGACTATCTCAGAATTTCCAAGAAGGCTGCGAAGGTCTGGAAGGAGCATGGCGCGCTCGAATTCCGCGAGTGTATTGCCGATGACGTGAAGGTCGGCAAATGGACCTCGTTCCCGCGCAGCGTCAAGCTGAAGCCGAGCGAAACCGTGTTCTTCTCCTACATCGTCTACAAGTCGCGCGCCCATCGCGACCGGGTCAATGCCAAGGTGATGAAGGACCCGCGTCTCGATAAGATGATGGCCGGTGAAGCCATGCCGTTCGACGGCAAGCGCATGATCTTCGGCGGCTTCAAGGTCAGCATCGACAGCTGACGAGCCAGACCATCGTTTGCCTGCAAATGCCCGTGCCGCCGCACGGGCATTTTTTCTTGCCATCCTGCCGCAACAGAGAACGCGCAAAAAGAACGGGCCGCATGCGCTTTGCCGGTTGACTCCGGACGCGCAGGCCTGTACTTAACCAAAAGGTTATTTAACCGATTGGTTCTATGAACATGCCCGACCGCCTGACCAGGACCTTCGCAGCCCTCGCCGATCCGACCCGGCGTGCGATCCTGGCGCGGCTGGCGATGGGAGAAACCACGGTCAACGATCTCGCAAGGCCATTCGCCATGAGCGGCCCGGCGGTGTCGAAGCATCTGCGGGTGCTGGAGAATGCCGGCCTGATCACGCGTGGCCGCGCGGCCCAGTGGCGCCCATGCCGGATCGAGCCGCAAGCCTTGAAAGGCATCGACGACTGGCTCGATCGCTACCGGCAGTTCTGGGAGGAGCGGCTCGACCGGCTCGAGGATTTTCTCACCGGGATACAGACGAGCACGACGGGGAAGCGGGCGCGCAAACCATCAGCAAAGGAGAGACCTCATGGACGCAAGAAATGATCAAACCCTGTTCATCACCACCCCGTCGGAGCGTGCATTTGCGCTGAGCCGCAGTTTCAATGCGCCGCGCGACCTGGTGTGGGAGGCGGTGACGAATCCCGATCATGTCCGGCGCTGGTACGGCTGTGCGCAGTTCACCCTCGCCGTCTGCGACATCGACCTGCGCGTCGGCGGAACGTATCGCTACACCATGCGCGGGGCCGACGGCGTCGACCACACGATGACCGGGGTCTATCGCGAGATCGTCAGGCCCGAGCGGATCGTTCACACCGAGCGTTACGAGACCACTAACCTGATCACGCCGTACGCCCTGGTGACGATGACGCTGACCGAGCAGGCCAGCAAGACCCGGCTGCACACCGTGGTCGAGCATGCCAACCAGGACAATCGCGACGCGCATCTCAACTCCGGTGTCGAACACGGCGCCAACGAAACTTTCGACCGGCTCGCGGCCTTGCTCGAAACCCTCGTCGCCGAACGCACCTGATCTCGCATCGAAAGGACCAGACCATGGCCGATCAAAACGACATGCCGCCGATCACCCCCTATCTCACCGTCAAGGGGGCGAACGAGGCGATCGCCTTTTACGCAAAGGCTTTCGGCGCCACTGAGAATGCGCGCCTGCCGGCCGAAGACGGCAAGCGGCTGATGCACGCCGACATCTCCATCTACGGTGGACGCGTGCTGATGTCGGACGCCTTCCCCGAATACGACGCTTCCAGTGCGCCGCCGAGCGAAGCCTCCTCACCCGTGGCGATCGCCCTGCATTTCAAGACGCCGGCGGAACTGGACGCGGCCTTCAAGCGTGCCGCCGACGCCGGGGCGCGGGTGATGACGGAGCCCGCGGACATGTTCTGGGGCGGCCGCTTTGCCGGGGTGATCGATCCGTTCAACCACCGCTGGATCATGCACGCGCCGCTGCCGCCGAAGTGACACGCCTCCGCGCGGCGCGCCCGCCATCCGCGCGCCGTGCGGAATCCGATTCATCCGAAGCCCGTATGACATCCACCATCGAGAAGTCGCCATGTCCGTAACCGAAACACTCCAAGATGCGCGCCAGGAATTCGTCGTGTCGCGAACCTTCAACGCGCCGCGCGCGCAAGTGTGGCGGGCGTGGACCGACGCCGATGCGCTCGCGCGATGGTGGGGACCGAAGGGATGCACGCTTCGCGTCATCGCCCTCGACGTGAGGCCGGGCGGCATCTTCCACTATGCGATGGAATTCGGCGGAGCGCCGGCGATGTTCGGCCGCTTCGTCTATCGCGAGGTGACCGCGCCCGAAAAGCTTGTTTTCGTCACCTCGTTTGCCGACGCAGCCGGCAGCGTGATCCGCGCCCCCTTCAGCGAGACGTGGCCGCTCGGCGTCCACAACACGCTGACGCTGACCGAAACAGGCGATCAGACCGCGCTGACCTTGCGCGGCGGCCCGGTTGATCCGACCGACGCCGAGTACGAGATCTTCCTCGGCATGTTCCCGTCGATGCAGCAGGGCTTTGCCGGCACCTTCGAGCAGCTCGACAGCTATCTGACACAAGCTCTGGCCTGACGGCCCCGACACAAGGAGCACCCCCATGACGGTCATCGCCGAACCTTCCTCCCCGCCCCTGCGCGACCAGCAGGTTTCGTCGGGCGCGCTTTGGACCGGCCGCATCATCAGCGGTCTCGTCGTAATGTTCCTGCTGTTCGACGGCGCCATCAAGCTCGTCCCGCTGCAAGTGGTCACGGACACATCGCTGCAGCTCGGCATCCCAACCCATCTCGCGCGGACGCTGGGCGTGCTGACGCTCGCCTGCACGCTCCTCTATGCCGTGCCGCGCACGTCCGTCCTCGGCGCGATCCTGCTGACCGGCTACATCGGCGGCGCGATCTACGTGCATGTGCGCGCGGACAGCCCGCTGCTCACGCACACCCTGTTCGGGGTCTATCTGGCGCTGCTGATCTGGGGCGGACTCTGGCTGCGGGATGCCCGGGTGCGTGCCCTCATTCCGTTTCGCGATTGAACCCGTTCGCCGGCCACCCGGTGCGGGTGCGGCGACCGCAATCACCTCCACCACCCACGAATCCCATCCAACCAAGGAGATTGTTATGGACGCGATGACACCGACACCGCTCAAGGAGCACCAGTGGCTGCAACGCATGGTCGGCGCCTGGGAGATCGAGACCGAGTGCGTGATGGCCCCCGGGGAGCCGCCGGTGACGACCAAAAGCATCGAGCAGGTCAAGCCGATCGGCGATCTGTGGGTCTTGGGCGAAGGCGAAGGCGAAACGCCGTGCAACGCTCATGCGGTGTCGCGGATCACGCTCGGCTTCGATCCGCAAAAGAACCGTTTCGTCGGCACCTTCATCGCATCCTTGATGCCGAACCTCTGGCTTTATGACGGCACGCTCGACGCCAACGGCCGGGTGCTCACGCTCGACAGCGAGGGCCCAAGCTTCGCAGGCGACGGCACGTTGGCGAAGTATCAGGATATCGTCGAGTGGGTGTCCGACGATCACCGGATCATGAAATCCCAGGTGCTCGGCGCCGACGGCACCTGGAACCACTTCATGACGGCCAATTACCGGCGCAAGAAATAAGCTATCGTGGTGCTGGCGCGACGAGAGAGCGGAGGACGACATGGCGGATCTGTTTGCGATCGCAGTCTTCGCCGCCCTGCTCGGAGCAGCCTTGATCGCCGGCACGTTCTTCGCTTTCTCGGCTTTCATTATGAAGGCGTTGGCGAAGATCGCACCGACGGCCGCCATCGCGGCGATGCAGTCGATCAACGTCGTCGTGATCAATCCGATCTTCCTCGCGATCTTCGTCGGCACGGCCGCACTCGGGATCGGGATCGCGCTTGCCGCCCTGTTCCGGTTGCCGGAGACCGGCGCGATCTTTGCGCTGGCGGGCGGCCTCAGCTATGGCCTCGGCACCTTCCTGGTGACCATGCGCTGCAACGTCCCGCTCAACGACGCGCTGGCCAAGGTCGGACCGGACAGTCCGCAGGGCCGACAGGTCTGGACCCGCTATCTGTCCGACTGGGTCTGGTGGAATCACGTTCGCACGGTTGCCGCGCTGACGGCGACGGCGCTGTTCGCCCTGGCGTTACGGGACTGATGGGCGGCAAGACGCGTTCAGCCCGCCTGCGCCTTGCGCCTGACCACATCCTCATAGGCCTTCTGCAACGTCTCGGACACGGTCGGCCCTTTTCGCTTGCGCGCCCGTATGCCGAGATGGGTCTCCCGCAGTTCGTCCTGAAACTCGGCCCACAGCTTCGGCCCACCTTCCTCCAGAAGCTGCGCGCGGATCGACAATGCCTCCGTCACCGGCAGGTGTTTGCGTCCCCACGCCGCCATCTGCGCCAGCACCGGCAGCAGCGTGATGCCGCGTTCGGTCAGGCTGTAAATGCCTTTTTGCTTGTGGGTCGGATCGTCGGCCCGGGTGATGATGCCCTGCTCCGTCAGCGTCTTCAGGCGATCGGCCAGTATGTTGGAGGAGATGCCCTCCTCCGACTTCGTCAACAGTTCGCGAAAATGCCGGCGGTTGCCGAACATCA
The sequence above is drawn from the Afipia sp. P52-10 genome and encodes:
- a CDS encoding DUF1579 domain-containing protein: MDAMTPTPLKEHQWLQRMVGAWEIETECVMAPGEPPVTTKSIEQVKPIGDLWVLGEGEGETPCNAHAVSRITLGFDPQKNRFVGTFIASLMPNLWLYDGTLDANGRVLTLDSEGPSFAGDGTLAKYQDIVEWVSDDHRIMKSQVLGADGTWNHFMTANYRRKK
- a CDS encoding glutathione S-transferase family protein, yielding MKLYYDVTMNPRKVCALAKHVGAPLAYVHIRLGKGEHQTPDFLALNPNGKVPVLQDGDTTLWEANAIMAYLARAASSDLWPDDGGKQVEVLRWLSWDAEHFSRHTGDLYFEYIIKPQFALGDLNTAAVTQATAAFRQYGRVLNDHLRGRRYLLGDALTIADFAVAVTLPYAERAKIPVDEFPEIVRWHDRLNALAAWRDPFPAAAA
- a CDS encoding helix-turn-helix transcriptional regulator, coding for MVYYQADPLDKTFAALSDPTRRALLARLEATDGLSISELAKPFAMSLPAVMKHIDVLTDAGLMTRTKIGRKVTCNLNAAAMQAAAGWLNRYARFWNEKLDKLVAFLEEDDPCEPLPQPSNPASPSNGGSTPRPKGSTPPGPNRKK
- a CDS encoding SRPBCC family protein → MDARNDQTLFITTPSERAFALSRSFNAPRDLVWEAVTNPDHVRRWYGCAQFTLAVCDIDLRVGGTYRYTMRGADGVDHTMTGVYREIVRPERIVHTERYETTNLITPYALVTMTLTEQASKTRLHTVVEHANQDNRDAHLNSGVEHGANETFDRLAALLETLVAERT
- a CDS encoding SRPBCC domain-containing protein; the protein is MSVTETLQDARQEFVVSRTFNAPRAQVWRAWTDADALARWWGPKGCTLRVIALDVRPGGIFHYAMEFGGAPAMFGRFVYREVTAPEKLVFVTSFADAAGSVIRAPFSETWPLGVHNTLTLTETGDQTALTLRGGPVDPTDAEYEIFLGMFPSMQQGFAGTFEQLDSYLTQALA
- a CDS encoding SRPBCC domain-containing protein, translated to MARWFGPSVVLQDTVEATMDVRPGGSFQVSFNSEDGEYHRVGGVYREVVPNQRLVFSWAWYTTPERESLVTVTLKREGDHTLLTLLHEQLFDEATKAGHTRGWTGSMDKLEAMFA
- a CDS encoding DUF1428 domain-containing protein, with amino-acid sequence MPYVDGFIVPVPKKKVKDYLRISKKAAKVWKEHGALEFRECIADDVKVGKWTSFPRSVKLKPSETVFFSYIVYKSRAHRDRVNAKVMKDPRLDKMMAGEAMPFDGKRMIFGGFKVSIDS
- a CDS encoding DoxX family protein, with the protein product MTVIAEPSSPPLRDQQVSSGALWTGRIISGLVVMFLLFDGAIKLVPLQVVTDTSLQLGIPTHLARTLGVLTLACTLLYAVPRTSVLGAILLTGYIGGAIYVHVRADSPLLTHTLFGVYLALLIWGGLWLRDARVRALIPFRD
- a CDS encoding helix-turn-helix domain-containing protein is translated as MNEQIRSGCPINLTLEVLGDKWSLLIIRDMMFGNRRHFRELLTKSEEGISSNILADRLKTLTEQGIITRADDPTHKQKGIYSLTERGITLLPVLAQMAAWGRKHLPVTEALSIRAQLLEEGGPKLWAEFQDELRETHLGIRARKRKGPTVSETLQKAYEDVVRRKAQAG
- a CDS encoding VOC family protein, with product MADQNDMPPITPYLTVKGANEAIAFYAKAFGATENARLPAEDGKRLMHADISIYGGRVLMSDAFPEYDASSAPPSEASSPVAIALHFKTPAELDAAFKRAADAGARVMTEPADMFWGGRFAGVIDPFNHRWIMHAPLPPK
- a CDS encoding DUF1772 domain-containing protein, with translation MADLFAIAVFAALLGAALIAGTFFAFSAFIMKALAKIAPTAAIAAMQSINVVVINPIFLAIFVGTAALGIGIALAALFRLPETGAIFALAGGLSYGLGTFLVTMRCNVPLNDALAKVGPDSPQGRQVWTRYLSDWVWWNHVRTVAALTATALFALALRD
- a CDS encoding ArsR/SmtB family transcription factor → MNMPDRLTRTFAALADPTRRAILARLAMGETTVNDLARPFAMSGPAVSKHLRVLENAGLITRGRAAQWRPCRIEPQALKGIDDWLDRYRQFWEERLDRLEDFLTGIQTSTTGKRARKPSAKERPHGRKK
- a CDS encoding thioredoxin family protein — its product is MQHAIVSRDEWLAARKAHLKNEKALTRMRDLVAAERRALPWVKLDKTYVFDTEHGQKELAELFGNNSQLIVHHFMWRHDLDQGCASCSLEADHAEGALVHLRNHDVSYVRVSRAPLEKLLAYKKRLGWSADWVSSWNSDFNYDFHVSFTKDQLAQGKVDYNYDLVEGFDELPGLSVFYKDASGDVFHTYSSYARGNEEVIGAFIYLDITPKGRNETTIMDWVKRNDEYESPKSASCCHAAAG